In Quercus robur chromosome 11, dhQueRobu3.1, whole genome shotgun sequence, the following proteins share a genomic window:
- the LOC126704800 gene encoding uncharacterized protein LOC126704800, which translates to MAPLLSPSVEGEELYLYLAVTPHAVSSALIREEDKVQRPVYYTSKALKGAEGRYPQMEKLAFAVITASRKLRHYFQAHVINVMTDHPLKKAMNRLKAAGRLIQWAVELSEFDIKYQPRHAIKAQALADFIAEFTPSHRETKDSERWIVHVDGSSTRHAGGIGVVLQSPEGDKMKHKVRLQYQATNNEVEYEALLKGLELAKSVEAKSICVMGDSQLIMGQVNETYEVKEERMKKYLGRVMCLVKRFEKADFVQIPREENVEADTIAKEASADESLEKSDEVQYMPSIDVQEVQQVDNRENWMTPIVSYLKDGRLPEEKDEARKVRVRSARYVLMNEVLYKRGFSQPYLRCLTPDEANYVLREVHEGACGNHSGARSLVHKVVRAGYYWPHMQADAKAYVKVCDQCQRFSNVPRQPSEYLTPMVAPWPFAQWGLDILGPFPLGIRQMKFLVVGIDYFTKWVEAEPLANITQQNVKNFVWKNIVCRFGVPKGDDVSRQG; encoded by the exons ATGGCACCGCTGCTGAGTCCATCAGTAGAAGGAGAGGAATTATATCTATACTTAGCGGTAACCCCGCATGCTGTGAGCTCAGCATTGATAAGAGAGGAAGATAAAGTGCAAAGACCTGTGTACTATACAAGCAAGGCATTGAAAGGAGCGGAAGGACGGTATCCGCAAATGGAGAAATTGGCCTTCGCAGTAATCACCGCTTCAAGGAAACTAaggcattatttccaagcacatgtcattaatgtcaTGACGGATCATCCGCTCAAGAAGGCAATGAATAGACTGAAAGCTGCAGGACGATTAATCCAGTGGGCTGTGGAGCTAAGTGAGTTCGATATCAAgtatcaaccaaggcatgccataaaagctcaagccctagcagATTTTATTGCGGAGTTTACCCCAAGTCATAGAGAGACAAAAGATAGTGAGAGATGGATCGTCCACGTGGATGGTTCGTCTACACGGCATGCAGGAGGAATTGGTGTGGTCTTGCAATCCCCAGAGGGAGATAAAATGAAACATAAAGTCCGTCTACAGTATCAAGCGACTAACAATGAagtcgaatatgaagccctcctcaaagggctagaattggcaAAGTCCGTAGAAGCCAAGTCCATATGTGTCATGGGGGATTCCCAACTGATCATGGGGCAAGTGAATGAGACGTATGAAGTgaaggaagaaagaatgaagaaataccttGGTAGAGTGATGTGCCTTGTGAAAAGGTTTGAAAAAGCTGActtcgttcaaatcccaagggaggagAACGTGGAAGCTGATACTATAGCAAAAGAGGCCTCAGCAGATGAATCATTAGAGAAGTCAGATGAAGTTCAATATATGCCAAGTATCGATGTCCAGGAAGTACAGCAGGTGGATAACAgagaaaattggatgactccCATTGTATCATACTTGAAGGATGGACGATTACCAGAAGAGAAAGACGAGGCCAGAAAGGTGAGGGTGAGATCAGCTAGATACGTCCTTATGAATGAAGTGCTatataagagaggtttctctCAACCTTACCTTAGATGCTTAACTCCGGATGAAGCAAACTACGTGCTgagagaagttcatgaagggGCATGTGGCAATCACTCAGGAGCCAGATCACTTGTCCACAAGGTCGTCCGTGCAGGGTATTACTGGCCGCACATGCAAGCTGATGCTAAAGCATACGTTAAGGTCTGCGACCAATGCCAGCGATTTAGCAACGTCCCCAGACAACCATCGGAATACCTCACCCCAATGGTGGCACCGTGgccctttgcacaatggggactagacattttgggtcccTTCCCTTTGGGAATAAGGCAGATGAAGTTTCTAGTGGTGGGcattgattacttcaccaaatgggtggaggcagaaCCGTTGGCAAATATCACACAGCAGAATGTGAAAaacttcgtctggaagaacattgtatgcagattTGGAGTGCCAAAG GGTGATGATGTATCAAGACAAGGATAA